One genomic segment of Flavobacteriaceae bacterium includes these proteins:
- the rsmA gene encoding 16S rRNA (adenine(1518)-N(6)/adenine(1519)-N(6))-dimethyltransferase RsmA, with protein sequence MKVRAKKHLGQHFLKDEAIAKKIAGILTEKNYDVIVEIGPGMGVLTKFLLQKKSPVNAVEIDPESVTYLQEVFPGEQIHLNTSKEKLTIIKGDFLKQNVTALFQKKQLAIIGNFPYNISSQILFKAIENRTYIAEFCGMFQKEVAKRIVEKEGSRTYGILSVLTQAFYDAEYIFTVSPSVFDPPPKVDSGVIRLIRKKDFSLPVNEQLFFRVVKTAFNQRRKMLRRSLKSFNLSETLREDLIFAKRPEHLSVNEFISLTRKIASHGV encoded by the coding sequence ATGAAGGTAAGAGCAAAAAAGCATTTAGGGCAGCATTTCTTAAAAGATGAGGCTATTGCAAAAAAAATTGCAGGTATTCTTACCGAAAAAAACTACGATGTAATTGTTGAGATAGGCCCGGGAATGGGTGTGTTAACAAAATTCCTTTTACAAAAAAAATCACCTGTCAATGCAGTAGAAATTGATCCGGAATCCGTAACGTATTTACAAGAAGTTTTTCCCGGAGAACAGATTCATCTAAACACATCCAAAGAAAAACTTACCATTATTAAAGGTGATTTTTTAAAACAGAACGTAACCGCTCTTTTTCAAAAAAAACAACTCGCAATTATTGGTAATTTCCCGTATAATATTTCCTCTCAAATTCTTTTTAAAGCCATTGAAAACAGAACTTATATTGCAGAGTTTTGCGGGATGTTTCAAAAAGAAGTTGCAAAGAGAATTGTGGAAAAAGAAGGGAGTAGAACCTATGGGATTCTTTCCGTATTAACACAAGCTTTTTACGATGCAGAATATATATTTACGGTTTCTCCTTCGGTATTTGATCCGCCTCCGAAAGTAGATTCCGGGGTGATTCGCCTTATCCGAAAAAAAGATTTTTCATTGCCCGTCAACGAACAATTGTTTTTTAGGGTTGTAAAGACAGCGTTTAACCAGCGAAGAAAAATGTTGCGAAGAAGTTTAAAATCATTTAATCTCTCGGAAACTTTGAGAGAAGACCTTATATTTGCCAAAAGACCGGAACATTTGTCTGTAAATGAATTTATTTCATTAACAAGGAAAATAGCAAGTCATGGCGTTTGA
- a CDS encoding G-D-S-L family lipolytic protein gives MKKIKHVWLLVLVAGLTACNVNNSLDEIAATPQTVVPLSAGTADFSKYVAVGASFTAGVSDGTVFLASQSSSFPHIMSTMMANAGGGAFTQPLVSDNIGGLLLGGTQISNPRLFFNGSGPAVLTGVSTTEVSNILTGPFNNMGVPGAKSFHLVAPGYGGLANVPLGAANPYYARMASSPTATVLADAIAQNPTFFTVSEIGGNDVLSYATTGGIGVVQTSVDPTTYGPNDITAPALFNTVFTNVINTLTAGGAKGVVLTIPSIVNLPFFTTVPYNAIPLDATTATQVNAGYATYNSGLQLAVANGWITAAEMAKRTISFAAGQNAVVIIDEDLTDLTGFGIPSYRQTTASDFLVLTSSSFLGTTVGGNPLLINGVTVPLADNWVLTPEEQNNIQIAINAYNTVITSVGNAKGLAVVDLNQLLTDAAGSGTQFDEYTMTANLVFGGLISLDGIHLTSRGYALMANKILEAIDTTYGSNFKASGNIAKVSNYPTNYPPGI, from the coding sequence ATGAAAAAAATAAAACACGTATGGTTATTGGTTTTGGTTGCCGGATTGACAGCTTGTAATGTCAATAACTCCTTAGATGAAATAGCAGCGACTCCACAAACGGTAGTTCCGCTTTCGGCAGGAACAGCGGATTTTTCAAAATACGTTGCTGTTGGTGCTTCTTTTACAGCAGGGGTTTCTGATGGAACCGTATTTTTGGCATCACAATCAAGTTCTTTTCCCCATATCATGTCCACCATGATGGCGAACGCAGGAGGAGGTGCTTTTACACAGCCTTTAGTAAGTGATAATATAGGAGGGCTTTTACTCGGAGGCACACAGATTAGCAACCCAAGGTTGTTTTTCAACGGATCAGGACCAGCGGTATTAACAGGTGTTTCTACAACGGAAGTAAGTAATATTTTAACAGGGCCTTTTAACAATATGGGAGTGCCCGGAGCCAAAAGTTTTCATCTGGTAGCTCCCGGGTATGGTGGTTTGGCAAATGTTCCGTTAGGAGCAGCCAACCCATACTACGCCAGGATGGCTTCCAGCCCTACTGCTACTGTTTTGGCAGATGCCATTGCCCAAAACCCCACCTTTTTTACAGTCTCCGAAATTGGCGGGAATGACGTGCTGAGTTATGCAACCACCGGAGGAATAGGCGTTGTTCAAACAAGTGTCGACCCAACAACCTATGGGCCTAATGATATTACAGCCCCCGCTTTATTTAATACTGTTTTTACAAATGTGATAAATACATTAACGGCAGGAGGCGCCAAAGGAGTTGTTCTTACCATTCCTTCCATTGTAAATTTACCCTTTTTTACAACAGTTCCTTATAATGCAATACCCCTAGACGCTACAACAGCAACTCAGGTAAATGCAGGATATGCAACCTATAATAGCGGGCTGCAATTGGCAGTTGCTAATGGGTGGATTACTGCTGCTGAAATGGCGAAAAGAACTATTTCTTTTGCTGCCGGACAAAATGCGGTAGTGATTATAGATGAAGATTTAACAGACTTAACAGGTTTTGGTATTCCTAGTTACAGGCAGACAACAGCTAGTGATTTTTTAGTACTAACAAGTTCTTCTTTTCTGGGAACGACTGTTGGAGGAAACCCGCTATTAATAAACGGAGTTACCGTTCCGCTTGCAGACAACTGGGTATTAACACCTGAAGAACAAAACAATATTCAGATAGCTATAAATGCATACAATACTGTGATTACATCTGTTGGTAATGCCAAAGGGCTGGCTGTGGTGGATTTAAACCAGTTACTAACCGATGCGGCAGGTTCGGGAACTCAATTTGATGAATATACAATGACCGCCAATTTAGTATTTGGAGGTTTGATTAGTTTAGACGGAATTCATCTGACGAGTAGAGGCTATGCATTGATGGCAAATAAAATATTAGAAGCCATTGATACTACTTACGGATCTAATTTTAAAGCTTCCGGAAATATTGCCAAAGTGTCAAACTATCCGACAAATTATCCTCCGGGAATTTAG
- a CDS encoding TonB-dependent receptor plug domain-containing protein → MIKKVWFFIFVLLSGSTMFAQTTITGTVKDAKTGETLLGVNIKVLGKAVGTTTGFDGNFTLTVSDTPPFIIEISTLGFQTEKIEITGNNQKIEVSLKENATALDEVVISASRTPERIMESPVTVERMDIREIKNTSSPSFYDGLENLKGVDVNANSLTFKSVNTRGFATFANTRFVQLVDGMDNSSPALNFALGNLLGMSELDVQTIELLPGASSALYGANAFNGIMFMTSKSPFDDQGASFVHKEGITSQDAAGNNRFYDISVRVAYAFSDTFAAKATFSFLKGKEWFATDYRNTSSAGDYIAGDRASDINYNGLNVYGDEVSTNIRGVAQTLIGLGVLPAGADALVPSVNVSRRGYDEVDLMNYNAKSLKFGGALHYRPLGDDRLEIIWNSKFGRGNTIYQGANRYNIQNFFMQQHKLEVRGKSFFVRGYVTDEDAGDSYDTRFTAININRRWKDDNTWFGEYVGAFVQGTLGGLLPAQAHALARQTAETGRLLPGTDEFITAFNAVTGDPNLTTGSKFVDNSKYYHVDANLNLRDYITFAELQVGGSYRLYSLNSQGTIFTDYDGPIRYDEYGIYTQMQKKFLEEDRLKLTASVRYDKAQNFNGNFSPRISLAYAAGENKNSNFRASFQTGFRNPTTQDQYIGIDLGAAILVGSASDNLDRYLSSPLTVSGAGQAFTGGAATVRISGRSAYDNSFSASGVQNGQFIKATPGLVKPEKVTAYEVGYRGFINVADHRVIIDLSGYYNNYDDFISTQNVIVPYYGQTDLSDVTNTPTGPVPNAVIAVRNGDFRAFQVYTNSRADVSSYGASIGVNTKIYGFDVGANYTYAKFDFNQATDPDFEGSFNTPENKLKAQFGKQNLFKNFGFNVNVRWQDEYLWESSFHDTVIEGRTVLDAQINYRIPKWKSIIKVGGANLTRKEYFSAPGVGAIGSQYYLSLTINN, encoded by the coding sequence ATGATAAAAAAAGTATGGTTCTTTATTTTTGTATTGCTTAGTGGCTCGACGATGTTTGCTCAAACCACTATAACAGGAACTGTAAAAGATGCAAAAACAGGAGAAACGCTTCTTGGAGTGAATATTAAAGTTTTAGGAAAAGCTGTGGGAACAACTACGGGTTTTGATGGGAACTTTACATTAACCGTTTCAGATACTCCTCCGTTTATTATTGAAATTTCAACACTTGGATTTCAAACCGAGAAAATCGAAATTACCGGGAATAATCAAAAAATAGAAGTTAGTTTAAAGGAAAATGCAACTGCCTTAGATGAGGTAGTTATATCTGCTTCCAGAACCCCGGAACGTATTATGGAATCTCCCGTGACCGTAGAGAGAATGGATATCAGGGAAATTAAAAACACATCCTCCCCATCTTTTTACGATGGTCTGGAAAACCTGAAAGGAGTTGATGTCAACGCTAATAGTTTGACCTTTAAATCCGTAAACACGCGTGGTTTTGCCACTTTTGCAAATACAAGGTTTGTCCAATTGGTGGACGGAATGGATAATTCTTCACCAGCACTTAATTTTGCTCTGGGAAATTTATTAGGAATGTCCGAATTAGATGTTCAAACCATAGAGCTGCTTCCGGGGGCATCTTCTGCACTCTATGGAGCTAATGCATTTAATGGAATCATGTTTATGACAAGTAAAAGCCCTTTTGATGATCAAGGGGCGAGCTTTGTACATAAAGAAGGGATCACCAGTCAGGATGCGGCAGGTAATAACAGGTTTTACGATATCAGTGTTAGAGTTGCTTATGCATTTTCAGATACATTTGCAGCAAAAGCAACATTTTCTTTCTTAAAAGGAAAAGAGTGGTTTGCTACTGATTATCGGAATACTTCTTCGGCAGGAGATTATATTGCCGGAGACAGAGCAAGTGATATAAACTATAATGGGTTAAATGTATACGGAGACGAAGTCTCTACCAATATCAGAGGAGTAGCTCAAACACTGATAGGTTTGGGCGTTTTGCCTGCCGGGGCTGATGCATTGGTTCCCAGTGTTAATGTGAGCAGGAGGGGGTATGATGAAGTAGATTTAATGAACTATAATGCCAAAAGTCTTAAATTTGGAGGAGCCCTGCATTACAGACCGTTGGGCGATGATCGTTTGGAGATTATATGGAACAGTAAATTTGGTAGAGGGAATACCATCTACCAGGGAGCTAACAGATATAATATTCAGAACTTCTTTATGCAACAACACAAATTAGAAGTCCGCGGAAAAAGTTTTTTTGTCAGAGGGTATGTGACAGACGAGGATGCAGGAGACTCTTATGATACCCGATTTACTGCCATCAATATTAACAGGCGATGGAAAGACGATAATACTTGGTTTGGAGAATATGTCGGAGCTTTTGTACAAGGAACCTTAGGTGGGCTATTACCTGCTCAGGCACATGCTCTGGCAAGGCAAACAGCAGAAACAGGAAGGTTGCTGCCCGGAACAGATGAATTTATAACTGCATTCAACGCGGTAACAGGAGATCCGAACCTAACAACAGGATCTAAATTTGTAGACAACTCAAAATACTATCATGTAGATGCAAATTTGAATTTAAGAGATTACATAACATTTGCAGAACTACAAGTAGGAGGTTCATACAGATTATATTCATTAAACTCCCAAGGAACTATTTTTACAGACTATGACGGTCCTATACGGTATGACGAATATGGAATATACACACAAATGCAAAAGAAATTTTTAGAAGAAGACCGTTTAAAATTAACCGCATCTGTCAGATATGATAAAGCTCAGAATTTTAATGGAAATTTTTCTCCGAGGATATCCTTAGCCTATGCTGCCGGAGAAAACAAAAACAGTAACTTTAGAGCTTCTTTCCAAACAGGATTTAGAAACCCGACAACGCAGGATCAATACATTGGTATAGATCTCGGTGCTGCAATATTAGTCGGATCTGCTTCGGATAACTTAGACAGATATTTGTCTTCTCCTTTAACAGTAAGTGGAGCAGGACAAGCATTTACGGGAGGTGCTGCTACCGTAAGAATATCAGGTAGAAGTGCATATGACAACTCATTTTCTGCATCGGGAGTTCAAAACGGACAATTTATAAAAGCAACACCGGGATTAGTAAAACCGGAAAAAGTAACAGCTTATGAAGTAGGGTATAGAGGATTCATAAATGTTGCAGATCACAGAGTAATAATAGATTTAAGCGGTTATTACAATAATTATGATGATTTTATATCTACACAAAATGTAATAGTTCCTTATTACGGACAAACGGATTTATCAGATGTAACCAATACACCAACCGGGCCTGTACCAAATGCGGTCATAGCAGTTAGAAACGGAGATTTTAGAGCTTTTCAGGTATATACGAACTCTAGAGCAGATGTTAGTTCTTATGGGGCTTCCATAGGAGTTAACACAAAAATTTATGGGTTTGATGTGGGTGCAAATTACACCTACGCAAAATTCGATTTTAATCAAGCTACGGATCCGGATTTTGAAGGTTCTTTTAATACTCCGGAAAACAAATTAAAGGCTCAATTTGGAAAACAAAATTTATTTAAAAATTTTGGATTCAATGTAAATGTAAGATGGCAGGATGAATACCTGTGGGAATCGTCATTTCACGACACCGTTATTGAGGGCCGGACTGTGTTAGATGCCCAAATTAATTACAGAATTCCCAAATGGAAATCAATAATTAAGGTCGGCGGGGCCAACTTAACAAGAAAAGAATATTTTAGCGCACCGGGAGTTGGAGCTATAGGTTCTCAATACTACCTGTCTTTGACAATTAATAACTAA
- the mgtE gene encoding magnesium transporter produces MAFEITKELLENVNHYVSSSNNKALEQLFGEMHHADIAEILDAISFDHAVYIIKLLDSETTSEVLMDVDDDVREKILKSLSAKEIAEEVEELDSDDAADIIAELSEERQEAVMSAIEDEDHVKEIEELLTYDEDSAGGLMAKELVKVNENWSVLKCVKEMRIQAGEVTRVHSIYVVDDAGKLKGRLSLKDLLITSTKTPISEVYIPKVDFVTVHVPSEEVANIMRKYDLEAIPVIDDMGLLVGRITIDDIVDVIKEDADKDYQLAAGLVEDVEADDSILALTKARLPWLILGLFGGLGSVLIMEGYEGAMENYKELFFFTPLIAAMAGNVGVQSAAIIVQGLANDNVKGSLWKRLLKEIELSLINGLVLGLLVIAVAPLLKLSLQFSFTVSLSMLCVIIVASLIGTFVPIILDKRGIDPAIATGPFITTSNDIFGIFLFFIIAKSLLPF; encoded by the coding sequence ATGGCGTTTGAAATTACCAAAGAACTTTTAGAAAATGTAAATCACTATGTATCATCTTCAAATAACAAAGCTTTAGAGCAGTTGTTTGGAGAAATGCACCATGCAGACATAGCGGAAATCCTGGATGCCATTTCTTTTGACCATGCGGTATATATCATTAAACTTTTAGACAGTGAAACGACGTCGGAAGTTTTAATGGACGTAGATGACGATGTTCGGGAAAAAATCTTAAAAAGCCTTTCCGCTAAAGAAATTGCCGAAGAAGTAGAAGAATTGGATTCTGACGATGCCGCAGATATCATTGCCGAACTTTCGGAAGAAAGGCAAGAAGCAGTTATGTCTGCAATTGAAGATGAGGATCATGTAAAAGAAATTGAAGAACTGCTTACCTATGATGAAGATTCCGCCGGAGGATTAATGGCAAAAGAGCTGGTAAAAGTAAATGAGAATTGGTCTGTTTTAAAGTGCGTCAAAGAAATGAGAATTCAGGCAGGTGAAGTTACGAGAGTACATTCCATTTATGTTGTTGACGACGCAGGAAAATTGAAAGGAAGACTTTCTTTAAAAGATTTATTAATTACTTCTACAAAAACGCCTATTTCCGAAGTATACATTCCAAAAGTAGATTTTGTAACGGTACATGTGCCTTCGGAAGAGGTGGCAAATATCATGCGTAAATATGACTTGGAAGCAATTCCTGTCATAGATGATATGGGGCTTTTGGTAGGTAGAATTACGATTGATGATATTGTAGATGTTATTAAAGAAGATGCAGACAAAGATTATCAACTGGCTGCCGGTTTGGTTGAAGATGTTGAAGCGGATGATTCTATTTTAGCACTTACCAAAGCGAGATTACCCTGGTTGATACTGGGTTTATTCGGAGGACTGGGAAGTGTATTAATTATGGAAGGGTACGAAGGTGCTATGGAAAATTATAAGGAATTATTCTTTTTTACTCCTTTAATTGCCGCTATGGCAGGAAATGTAGGTGTACAATCTGCTGCAATTATTGTACAAGGCCTGGCAAATGATAATGTGAAAGGAAGTTTATGGAAGCGGCTATTAAAAGAAATCGAGTTAAGTTTGATTAACGGACTCGTTTTAGGGTTATTGGTAATTGCTGTTGCCCCTCTTTTGAAATTAAGTTTGCAATTTAGCTTTACGGTTTCTTTATCTATGCTTTGCGTTATCATTGTTGCTTCTCTTATCGGAACCTTTGTTCCTATTATTTTAGATAAAAGAGGTATAGATCCTGCTATTGCCACAGGTCCGTTTATTACGACCAGCAATGATATTTTTGGAATTTTCCTGTTTTTTATAATTGCAAAATCTTTATTGCCCTTTTAG
- a CDS encoding DUF4286 family protein encodes MYIYNVTINIDETIHQEWLVWIENHIREMLATGRFLSARLIQVLVEEETGGVTYSIQYTADSRKNLDDYYLFDARKLRKEGTQKFADKMVAFRTELKIINEFYPDSVNN; translated from the coding sequence GTGTATATATATAACGTAACCATAAATATCGATGAAACGATACATCAAGAATGGCTGGTTTGGATAGAAAACCATATCCGGGAAATGCTGGCAACAGGTCGGTTTTTATCTGCAAGGCTAATACAGGTACTGGTAGAAGAAGAGACGGGAGGAGTAACGTATTCTATACAATACACTGCTGATAGCAGAAAAAATTTAGATGATTACTACCTATTCGATGCCAGGAAACTTCGAAAAGAAGGCACGCAAAAATTTGCGGATAAAATGGTTGCTTTCAGGACGGAACTAAAAATCATTAACGAGTTTTATCCTGACTCGGTAAACAACTAA
- a CDS encoding IS982 family transposase → MNNLNANYERILEVLRKISKEQLLIYQRREPKLSDLELISLSLTVEFMGIDSENDLFRKLPIAIYQKIERSVYNKRRRRLLDHLDSIRLKLASYFNEFENYFIVDSMPLEVCKLSRSYRSKICKETMHTFPDKGYCASQGTNYYGYKLHAICSVSGVFQSIDFSPASVHDINYLKAVKMQIKSATLIGDRGYLSAEVQLNLFETYDIKLNTPMRNNQNQYKKQAYIFRKSRKRIETLFSQLYDQFMIRRNYAKTFEGFKTRIISKISALTVIQYINKFIFNRNINNIKISII, encoded by the coding sequence ATGAACAACTTAAATGCAAATTACGAAAGAATATTGGAAGTATTAAGAAAAATATCAAAAGAACAACTTTTAATTTATCAAAGGCGTGAACCTAAACTTAGTGATTTAGAACTCATCAGTTTAAGTTTAACGGTAGAATTTATGGGAATTGATAGCGAGAATGATTTGTTTAGGAAACTCCCAATTGCAATTTACCAGAAAATAGAACGAAGTGTTTATAACAAAAGAAGGCGTAGATTATTAGATCATTTGGACAGTATTCGATTAAAATTAGCTTCCTACTTTAATGAATTTGAGAATTATTTTATCGTTGACAGTATGCCTTTGGAAGTTTGCAAATTATCAAGAAGTTATCGTTCTAAAATCTGCAAAGAAACAATGCATACCTTTCCAGACAAAGGTTATTGTGCATCTCAAGGTACTAATTATTACGGGTATAAGTTGCACGCAATTTGTTCTGTGAGCGGTGTTTTTCAGAGTATCGATTTTAGTCCAGCATCTGTACATGATATCAATTATCTTAAAGCGGTTAAAATGCAGATTAAAAGCGCTACTTTAATTGGTGATAGAGGATATTTATCCGCAGAAGTTCAACTTAATTTATTTGAAACCTATGATATTAAATTAAATACACCAATGAGAAATAATCAAAATCAGTATAAGAAACAAGCTTATATTTTTAGAAAATCTAGAAAACGTATAGAAACTTTGTTCTCACAATTATATGACCAGTTTATGATTCGAAGAAACTATGCTAAAACTTTTGAAGGATTTAAAACAAGAATAATATCTAAGATATCTGCTTTAACTGTAATTCAATACATCAACAAATTTATCTTTAATAGAAATATCAACAACATTAAAATCAGCATTATTTAA
- a CDS encoding TrmH family RNA methyltransferase yields the protein MRKLKHNELERISVEAFKKTQKTPLIVVLDNVRSLHNIGSVFRTSDAFLIEKIYLCGITAIPPNKEIHKTALGATESVDWEYAKDALTLIGRLQKEGVKVVAIEQAENSIKLNGFAIKATEKYAIVMGNEAKGVQQEVVNASDYCVEIPQLGTKHSLNISVSSGIVLWDLFQKMNPNKTQKFPV from the coding sequence ATGAGAAAATTGAAGCATAACGAACTGGAAAGAATCTCTGTTGAAGCGTTTAAGAAAACCCAAAAAACACCGCTGATAGTGGTGCTGGACAATGTCAGAAGCTTACATAATATCGGATCTGTTTTTAGAACAAGTGATGCCTTTTTAATAGAAAAAATATATCTCTGCGGAATTACGGCAATACCGCCCAATAAAGAAATCCACAAAACAGCTTTAGGAGCTACGGAATCTGTAGACTGGGAATATGCAAAAGATGCGTTAACACTTATTGGCAGGCTTCAAAAAGAAGGGGTAAAAGTGGTTGCCATAGAGCAGGCAGAAAACAGTATAAAGCTAAATGGTTTTGCTATAAAAGCTACTGAAAAATATGCTATTGTGATGGGAAACGAAGCAAAAGGAGTACAGCAGGAAGTAGTAAATGCTTCGGACTACTGTGTTGAGATTCCACAATTAGGAACCAAACATTCTTTAAATATCTCCGTAAGTTCCGGAATTGTTTTATGGGATTTGTTTCAGAAAATGAATCCAAATAAAACTCAAAAGTTTCCGGTTTGA
- the sufS gene encoding SufS family cysteine desulfurase, whose amino-acid sequence MFPIEKIRKDFPILQRTVNGKPLIYFDNAATSQTPKIVIDAIVDYYANYNANIHRGVHTLSQEATDKYEQARMILQKHFNAKYAREMIFTSGTTHSINIVASGFSDLLEQGDEIIVSALEHHSNIVPWQMLCEKTGAVLKVIPMNGEGALLMESYDDLLSENTKLVFCNHISNALGTINPIEEIIEKAHRVGAAVLIDGAQAVPHVKVDFQTLGVDFYVASAHKVCGPTGIGFLYGKKEWLEKLPAYQGGGEMIETVTFEKTTYAGLPHKFEAGTPNICGGIAFGVAIDYMKSVGFESIATYEQELLAYGTQKLKEIEDLKIYGVSRKMSVISFNIKGIHPYDIGAVLDKIGIAVRTGHHCAQPIMDFYKIPGTVRASFAFYNTKEEIDILASSLRKAIAMFL is encoded by the coding sequence ATGTTTCCGATAGAAAAAATACGTAAAGATTTTCCTATTTTACAGAGAACCGTAAATGGAAAACCTTTGATATATTTTGATAATGCTGCTACTTCGCAAACACCAAAAATTGTGATAGATGCTATTGTTGATTATTATGCTAACTATAATGCAAATATCCACAGAGGAGTACACACGTTGAGTCAGGAAGCCACAGATAAATACGAGCAGGCACGAATGATACTCCAGAAACATTTTAATGCAAAATATGCCCGTGAAATGATTTTTACTTCCGGAACTACTCACAGCATCAATATAGTTGCTTCAGGCTTCTCAGATTTGCTTGAGCAAGGAGATGAAATCATCGTTTCTGCGCTAGAGCATCACTCAAATATTGTACCCTGGCAAATGCTCTGTGAAAAAACAGGCGCTGTATTAAAAGTCATTCCAATGAATGGAGAAGGAGCCTTACTGATGGAATCATATGACGACCTTCTTTCGGAAAACACAAAATTGGTTTTTTGCAATCATATTTCCAATGCTTTAGGAACTATTAACCCTATTGAGGAAATCATTGAAAAAGCACATCGTGTCGGTGCTGCGGTTTTAATTGACGGGGCACAGGCTGTTCCACATGTAAAAGTAGATTTTCAGACGTTAGGAGTAGATTTTTATGTAGCTTCCGCACATAAAGTTTGCGGCCCGACAGGCATTGGTTTTTTGTATGGAAAAAAAGAATGGTTGGAAAAACTACCCGCCTACCAAGGAGGGGGCGAGATGATAGAAACAGTTACTTTCGAAAAAACAACATATGCAGGACTACCTCATAAATTTGAAGCGGGAACTCCGAATATTTGCGGCGGAATTGCTTTTGGAGTAGCAATTGACTATATGAAATCTGTGGGTTTTGAATCCATTGCTACATACGAACAAGAGTTGTTGGCATACGGAACCCAAAAACTGAAAGAAATAGAAGATTTGAAGATTTACGGAGTTTCCCGTAAGATGTCTGTGATATCTTTTAATATAAAAGGAATCCACCCATATGATATCGGTGCTGTTTTAGATAAAATAGGAATTGCTGTCAGAACAGGACACCACTGTGCACAGCCTATTATGGATTTTTACAAAATTCCGGGTACTGTAAGAGCTTCTTTCGCTTTTTATAATACCAAAGAAGAAATAGATATTTTGGCTTCTTCCCTAAGAAAAGCGATTGCAATGTTTCTGTAA